The DNA window CTCTCTATCCATTCACCGACTTTTTTAGAAGTGAATAATTCTTCTTCATTTTCAAGCTCGGTTTGCGAATCAAAACGGGCCCACCAATAGAACGCGAAGGGTAATTCTTTTAATTGGTCCATTATTGAAAACGCTTTCTTATTCTTAAGCATCAAAAATAAGATTAAGTTATCCGCTATGAATGTTGTAGTTCCTAACTGCGCTGCATAATCTGCAAAGGTTTGTGGATTATATAGTTGGAATGGATGTACATGAGGTTCAATATAGCCTGGCACAATCTTTTGACCAGTTGCATCATACACTTCTGTTTTATCCGAAATAAGAGGCATTTCTGAACCAGTGTATACAATTCGGTCTTTTACAATCCAAATATTACCGGTAATCCATTTTTTTAAATGACTGTGTAGATAAGTTGCATTGGTAATAAGAATATCTGGTGCTTGTGTTCCATTTACAACATCTATTTGATGTCTTATCTCTTCTATTTTCCAAATTGGATATTGCATACCATCCATGCTCCTTCCTGTAAATATGTACTTAGAAATAATATTAGCATAGTACTTTAGTAAAGCAAAGTGTTGATTTCTATTTTTAGTAAATTCTGAGAAAAAATTATTTTATGGATCCTGTTAAACTAGGCTGCTGTTTTTTAGAAGCATATACTTTGTGCCGAAAATCCGCGAGACTCCTGCGGAAAAACCGCCTCAGGTAACAGCAGGATCGTTTAACAGATCCTTATTATAAAAGAGGATGTCTCCAACAAATCGCTGGGACACCCTCTTTTAACTATTGAAACGTTCTCCAGCCTATATCTTTTCTGAAAAATAAACCTTCCCATTCTAACTTAGATAGGCCTACATATACTTTTTGCTGCGCTTCTTTCAATGTTGACTCGCTTCCTACTACTAAAATAACACGGCCTCCATTTGCAATAAAACCTTCCGTTCCTGCTTTAGTACCAGCATGGAACACGTGAAGACCTGCTTCTTCTAGAACAGCAAGATTTGGCAACTGAGCACCTTTTTGTACATCATTTGGATAACCAGCAGATGCGATGACAACACCTAGCATTTCTGCATCAGACCATTCCAACTCAAAAGGTTTTTCATCCATTAGAGCGGTAATGAAAAGTCCAAAATCCGAAGTCATACGAGGAAGTACTACTTGTGTTTCCGGATCTCCAAAACGAGCATTGAACTCGATTACTTTTGGTCCATCATCCGTTATTATTAGTCCTGCATATAAAATACCGGTGAATGGTGTACCTTCTTGTTCCATTGCTTTCACTGTTGGTACCACAACTGTATTGTAAGCTAGTTCTACTACTTCGCTTGCAATTTGAGGAACTGGTGAATAAGCACCCATTCCTCCAGTATTTGGCCCCTTGTCACCATCATATGCACGTTTATGGTCTTGAGAAATAACCATTGGATAAATTTGACCGTTATGCACAAATGACATATAGGAAATTTCTTCTCCAACTAGAAACTCTTCAATTACTACACTTGACGATGATTCACCAAATAATTGATTGCCAATCATATCTTCGACCGCTGTATTCGCTTCGTCCACAGACATTGCGACAACGACACCTTTACCTGCAGCCAGACCGTCTGCTTTTATAACGATTGGAGCACCAAGCTTTTCAATATATGCTTTTGCCTTGTCTACTTCCGTAAACGTTTCATAGGCAGCAGTTGGAATATTATACTTTTTCATCAGCTCTTTAGCGAACGATTTACTTCCTTCCAATTGTGCTGCAGCTTTGTTAGGTCCAAAAATACGAAGATTGTGCTTAGTGAAGTGATCAACGATTCCAGCCACAAGTGGTTGCTCTGGCCCAACAAATGTTAGATCAATCTCATTTTCTATAGCAAACTGTGCAAGCTCTTCAAATGCCATTGAATCGATTGGGATAATCTGTGCATCATTTACCATTCCAGCATTTCCTGGTGCTACATATACATTATTTACGGAAGGAGAGTTATTAAATTGCTTTACGATGGCATGCTCACGGCCGCCACTACCAATTACGAGAATTTTCATGTACAAAGCCTCCCTTAATGTTTGAAATGACGAACGCCAGTGAATACCATTGCAATTCCATATTCGTTTGCTTTATCGATAGAATCTTGGTCTTTTACAGACCCACCTGTTTGAATAATTGCTGTGATACCAGCTTTTGCAGCAGTTTCTACAGTATCGTTCATTGGGAAGAATGCATCCGATGCAAGTCCTGCCCCTTTTGCACGTTCTCCAGCTTGCTCTAATGCAATTTTAGCAGATCCTACACGATTCATTTGTCCAGCACCAACGCCAATTGTCATATCTTCTGTAGCCACTACGATTGCGTTAGATTTCACGTGTTTCACTACGTTCCAGCCAAGCTCTAATGCTTTCCACTCTTCTGCTGTAGGCTCACGGTCTGTTACTACTTTCACGTCTGCATCTTTTAAACCATAAGTATCTGGAGATTGAATTAATAATCCACCTTCTACAGAAACTGTGTTCCATGCATCTTTTTTCGTTTGTTCGTAAGAGATTGTGAGAAGACGAATGTTTTTCTTCGCAGTCAACATAGCAATTGCTTCTTCTGTGAAGGAAGGAGCGATGATGATTTCTAAGAAAATGCCTGCTAAAACTTTTGCAGTTGCTGCATCTACTTCACGATTCAACGCAACGATACCTCCGAAAATGGACGTTGAATCTGCTTCATATGCTTTATTAAAAGCAGCAGAGATTGTTTCGCCTGTTCCAACACCACAAGGATTCATATGTTTTACCGCTACTGCAGCAGGAATTTCAAATTCTTTCACGATTTGAATAGCAGCATTTGCATCTTGAATGTTGTTATAAGAAAGCTCCTTACCATGCAATTGAGTTGCAGAAGCAATCGAGAAATCAGATCCAAGTGGACGTTGGTAAAATGCTGCTTTTTGGTGAGGGTTTTCACCGTAACGTAAAGCTTGCTTACGCTCATATGTAAGTGTTAGTAATTCAGGGAATTCTTCGCCAGTTAAATCTGTCATGTAGCTAGCGATTAACGCATCGTATGCTGCTGTATGACGGAAAACTTTTGCAGCTAGCTTGCGACGTGTTTCTAGTGTCGTTTCACCAGTTTCTTTTAACTGTGCTAATACTTCCGCATAGTCAGAAGCATCTGTTACGACTGTTACGTATTGATGGTTTTTTGCAGCAGAACGTAACATTGATGGACCACCGATATCGATATTTTCAATCGCATCTTCAAACGCAACATTAGGTTTTGAAATAGTTTCACGGAAAGGATATAAATTCACACATACTACTTGTATAGGTGTAATACTATGTTCTTCTAGTTGTGCTTGGTGAGAAGGATCATCATGTTTCGCTAATAATCCACCATGAATCATTGGATTTAATGTTTTAACGCGCCCATCTAAAATTTCTGGGAAGTTTGTTACAGAGTCTACTGATGTAATAGCCACACCATTTTCTTCTAAAAATGCTTTCGTTCCACCAGTTGATAAAATTTCATACCCTAATTCAACTAACTCTTTTGCAAATTCAAGAATTCCTGATTTATCTGAAAGGCTAATTAACGCACGTTTTGCCACAATAATTCCTCCTCTTATTTAAGAAAAGCCGGTAATGCTACCGGCTCCATAGTTCTTGTAAAGTCTTCGTATATAATGCATGCTCTAGTGTGTGAATTCGTTCTTCAGTTTTCTCTCTATCTCCAACTACAACTTCAACTGCAGCCTGCGCTAAGATGGGTCCTGTATCCATTCCGGCATCCACATAATGAACTGTAACTCCAGTAACCTTTGCCCCATGCTCCAACGCTTGTCCAATTGCATCTTTTCCTGGGAAAGAAGGAAGTAAGGATGGATGGATGTTAATGATTCGACTCGGATATGCATTCAGTAACACATTGCCTACTAATCGCATGTAACCAGCAAGTACAATCCATTCCACCTTCAACTCCATTAGCTTCAGCAATATTTCTTTCTCATACGCTTCTTTTGAAGGGAATTCCTTTTGGATGATAACAAGAGTTTCGATACCCGCTTCTTTCGCTCTTTGAATAACGAAAGCATCACGCTTGTCGGTTACAACAAGCTGGATGCTACCACATAGTTTCCCACTTTGAATGGCATCGTAAATCGCTTGAAAATTACTGCCACTCCCAGATGCAAACACTGCAAACTTAGGAGTTTCTATCATTACACTAAACTCCCGTCATGCGCTCCGTTGAATAAAACACCTTCACCTTTCACAACACGACCGATTGTATAAGCTTTTTCTCCATGAGCTTCCGCAATTGCAATTGCTTTTTCCGCTTCTTCTGCAGATAAAGCTAGGACAAAGCCTACACCCATATTAAAGACATTATATAAATCACGGTCCGTCAACTCGCCTTTTTCTTTCAATAAATCGAAAACAGGAAGTACTTCCCATGAGCCTAATTCGACTTCCACTGCTAAACCTTCTGGCATCATACGTGGCAAGTTTTCATAGAAGCCTCCACCAGTAACATGTGCCATTCCATGAATAGAAAGTGATTCATGCATTTCCATTACTGGCTTCGCATAAATTTTAGTTGGTGTTAAAAGAGCCTTTCCTATTTCGCCAAGGCCTTCATAACCTTCTACAACCGTTTCCGGAGTGTAACCTTGTGCTTCAAATATAACTTTACGAACAAGTGAATAACCATTCGAGTGTACGCCGCTAGATGCAAGTCCAACTAACACGTCTCCTTCGGCAATATTCTCACCTGTTACAATTTTTGATTTTTCACAAGCACCCACAGCAAATCCAGCTAAGTCATACTCGTCTTCCTCGTATAGACCTGGCATTTCCGCTGTTTCGCCGCCGATTAAAGCTGCTCCAGATTGTACACAACCATCTGCAACGCCTTTTACAATTTGCTCAATACGAGCAGGAACTGCTTTCCCTACTGCAACATAGTCCAAGAAGAATAATGGTTGTGCACCTTGTGCCACAATATCATTCACACACATTGCAACACAATCCACCCCAATTGTATCGTGTGAATCTGTCATAAACGCTAATTTTAACTTCGTACCAACACCATCTGTTCCAGAAATAAGGACAGGTTCTTTATAATTTAATGAAGACAAATCGAACATGCCGCCGAAACCACCGAAAGTACCCATTATCCCTTTTCTTGCTGTACGTTCGACATGTGATTTCATTCGCTGAACTGCTTCATAACCAGCTTCAATATTAACGCCTGCTTTTTCATATGCTTTTGACATGTAAAATCCTCCTATCGAACAAGCTCTTTTTCATGCGGTAATTTGGTATTCGGGGCGATTGGAGTCGGATACTCGCCAGTAAAACAAGCTAAGCAGTGCCCACAATTTTTCCCTTCATCCGTTCGACCAATTGATTCCACCATGCCTTCTACTGATAAAAAGGAAAGAGAGTCCGCACCAATGAGTTCACGCATTTCTTCCACGCTATTATTAGCTGCAATTAACTCCTCATCCGAACTAATATCAATCCCATAGAAACAAGGATTTTTAAGTGGAGGTGAGCTAATAACAACATGTACCTCTTTCGCTCCAGCCTCTTTCAACATTTTCACAATACGTCTAGAAGTAGTCCCACGTACGATAGAATCATCCACCATTACTACGCGTTTTCCCGCTACGACTTGACGTACTGGTGAAAGCTTCATCTTAACGCCGCGCTCACGAAGATCTTGTGATGGTTGGATAAATGTACGACCCACATAACGGTTTTTAATAAGTCCCATTTCATAAGGGATTCCAGATGCTTCCGAAAACCCTATTGCCGCTGAAATACTAGAATCCGGCACTCCCGTAACAATATCTGCTTCTATTTGGATTTCTTTTGCAAGCTGTTTTCCAAGGCGTTTTCTTGCCATATGGATATTAATACCATCGATATTCGAATCAGGTCGAGAGAAGTAGACATACTCCATTGTACAAATAGCACGTTCTGCTGGCTCCGAAAAACGTTCGGAACGTAAACCTTCATCATTAATAATAATAAGCTCGCCTGGTTCAACAGAACGAATAGCTTCTGCACCGATCAAATCAAATGCACTTGTTTCCGAAGCTACTACCCAAGCATCGCCCAGTTTACCTAATGAAAGTGGACGCATGCCATGTGGATCCAAGGCTACTAATAATTTATCTTCCGTTAAAATCATAACTGCAAATGCACCATCTAATAATCTTAGCGCTTCTTTTGCACGATCCACTACCGAATTATGATGACTTTTCTTCAATAAATGTGCAATTACTTCTGTATCAGAAGTCGTTTGAAAAATACTACCTTGCTGTTCTAAGTTTCGTTTTAAACGACCCGCATTTACGATGTTTCCATTATGTGCGATTGCAAGACTCCCAGTAGTCGAATTAAAAAGAAGTGGTTGAACATTTTCAAGACCAGATCCGCCTGAAGTTGCATAACGAACATGTGCTACTCCAGCTTTTCCTTCTAGTTTTTCAAGCTTGCCATTACTGAAGACATCATTTACTAAACCTTCACCTTTGACAGCTCTTAATACTTTTCCATCTGTTACGACAATTCCAGCGCCTTCTTGTCCTCGATGTTGAAGTGCATGCAAACCATAATAACTAATCGGTGCAGGATCCGGGTGTCCCCAAACTCCAAAAACACCACATTCTTCGTTTAAGCCTCTGATGTTAGCAAGCATGGTATTGCTCCTTTCCAAGCGGAACGGAATTCGTCAACAGAACCGCTAATCCATTCAGTTCCGTCTTCGTTAGTAATTACTACTTTATTAGCATCTGTTACAGCACCAATTTTAACCGCGTCTTTTACGATTTCTTCAAATTTAGCTGCATTTTCAGGTTTAACAGTTATAAGGAAACGTGATTGAGATTCACTAAATAATGCTGTTGTTGCAGAACCATTAATAGTTACTTCTACTCCAAGTCCATTCGCACCAAAAGCTTTTTCTGCTAATGCTACTGCAAATCCGCCTTCTGCGATATCATGTGCAGATTGTACGACACCTGTTTTAATGGCAGAAAGTAAAGCTTTTTGACGCGCT is part of the Psychrobacillus sp. FSL H8-0483 genome and encodes:
- the purD gene encoding phosphoribosylamine--glycine ligase, with amino-acid sequence MKILVIGSGGREHAIVKQFNNSPSVNNVYVAPGNAGMVNDAQIIPIDSMAFEELAQFAIENEIDLTFVGPEQPLVAGIVDHFTKHNLRIFGPNKAAAQLEGSKSFAKELMKKYNIPTAAYETFTEVDKAKAYIEKLGAPIVIKADGLAAGKGVVVAMSVDEANTAVEDMIGNQLFGESSSSVVIEEFLVGEEISYMSFVHNGQIYPMVISQDHKRAYDGDKGPNTGGMGAYSPVPQIASEVVELAYNTVVVPTVKAMEQEGTPFTGILYAGLIITDDGPKVIEFNARFGDPETQVVLPRMTSDFGLFITALMDEKPFELEWSDAEMLGVVIASAGYPNDVQKGAQLPNLAVLEEAGLHVFHAGTKAGTEGFIANGGRVILVVGSESTLKEAQQKVYVGLSKLEWEGLFFRKDIGWRTFQ
- the purH gene encoding bifunctional phosphoribosylaminoimidazolecarboxamide formyltransferase/IMP cyclohydrolase produces the protein MAKRALISLSDKSGILEFAKELVELGYEILSTGGTKAFLEENGVAITSVDSVTNFPEILDGRVKTLNPMIHGGLLAKHDDPSHQAQLEEHSITPIQVVCVNLYPFRETISKPNVAFEDAIENIDIGGPSMLRSAAKNHQYVTVVTDASDYAEVLAQLKETGETTLETRRKLAAKVFRHTAAYDALIASYMTDLTGEEFPELLTLTYERKQALRYGENPHQKAAFYQRPLGSDFSIASATQLHGKELSYNNIQDANAAIQIVKEFEIPAAVAVKHMNPCGVGTGETISAAFNKAYEADSTSIFGGIVALNREVDAATAKVLAGIFLEIIIAPSFTEEAIAMLTAKKNIRLLTISYEQTKKDAWNTVSVEGGLLIQSPDTYGLKDADVKVVTDREPTAEEWKALELGWNVVKHVKSNAIVVATEDMTIGVGAGQMNRVGSAKIALEQAGERAKGAGLASDAFFPMNDTVETAAKAGITAIIQTGGSVKDQDSIDKANEYGIAMVFTGVRHFKH
- the purN gene encoding phosphoribosylglycinamide formyltransferase: MIETPKFAVFASGSGSNFQAIYDAIQSGKLCGSIQLVVTDKRDAFVIQRAKEAGIETLVIIQKEFPSKEAYEKEILLKLMELKVEWIVLAGYMRLVGNVLLNAYPSRIINIHPSLLPSFPGKDAIGQALEHGAKVTGVTVHYVDAGMDTGPILAQAAVEVVVGDREKTEERIHTLEHALYTKTLQELWSR
- the purM gene encoding phosphoribosylformylglycinamidine cyclo-ligase; translated protein: MSKAYEKAGVNIEAGYEAVQRMKSHVERTARKGIMGTFGGFGGMFDLSSLNYKEPVLISGTDGVGTKLKLAFMTDSHDTIGVDCVAMCVNDIVAQGAQPLFFLDYVAVGKAVPARIEQIVKGVADGCVQSGAALIGGETAEMPGLYEEDEYDLAGFAVGACEKSKIVTGENIAEGDVLVGLASSGVHSNGYSLVRKVIFEAQGYTPETVVEGYEGLGEIGKALLTPTKIYAKPVMEMHESLSIHGMAHVTGGGFYENLPRMMPEGLAVEVELGSWEVLPVFDLLKEKGELTDRDLYNVFNMGVGFVLALSAEEAEKAIAIAEAHGEKAYTIGRVVKGEGVLFNGAHDGSLV
- the purF gene encoding amidophosphoribosyltransferase, translating into MLANIRGLNEECGVFGVWGHPDPAPISYYGLHALQHRGQEGAGIVVTDGKVLRAVKGEGLVNDVFSNGKLEKLEGKAGVAHVRYATSGGSGLENVQPLLFNSTTGSLAIAHNGNIVNAGRLKRNLEQQGSIFQTTSDTEVIAHLLKKSHHNSVVDRAKEALRLLDGAFAVMILTEDKLLVALDPHGMRPLSLGKLGDAWVVASETSAFDLIGAEAIRSVEPGELIIINDEGLRSERFSEPAERAICTMEYVYFSRPDSNIDGINIHMARKRLGKQLAKEIQIEADIVTGVPDSSISAAIGFSEASGIPYEMGLIKNRYVGRTFIQPSQDLRERGVKMKLSPVRQVVAGKRVVMVDDSIVRGTTSRRIVKMLKEAGAKEVHVVISSPPLKNPCFYGIDISSDEELIAANNSVEEMRELIGADSLSFLSVEGMVESIGRTDEGKNCGHCLACFTGEYPTPIAPNTKLPHEKELVR